A stretch of the Narcine bancroftii isolate sNarBan1 chromosome 14, sNarBan1.hap1, whole genome shotgun sequence genome encodes the following:
- the LOC138749438 gene encoding protein EVI2B-like, with protein sequence MEVIQLTTLALLATGLSGVVSRDHGSTKTLIRTNMTASPTLQELSTQTSPTMNAMNTISLVNNLPNSTSNSMNTSSITSQTTMNVSLEPSISNFTPQPTSPITSMNQTTKFNTMRPVTQRSTTSKPTDKYLADNVNVSMIIAYIIGGLLVLLVISTIGILLGRRWSRAHTMQDFSWAGTCPDPTGDDPEHESEGCDLRASPTKRPSLTTFLSRKSKRNSLLDQNNMEVQDLEGINNLASNEMEENILSDEVKGVDEEASELLTSTKTQGQELAQLEEPATTKEDDQQTPLPAADAEASRSSQGVPDADTNNDVLPLPPIDILDLVNDSDLPPPL encoded by the coding sequence ATGGAAGTGATCCAGTTGACTACACTGGCATTACTAGCAACTGGCCTGAGTGGTGTCGTCTCGAGAGACCATGGGTCAACAAAGACATTAATTAGAACAAATATGACTGCATCACCAACACTTCAAGAGTTAAGCACCCAAACGTCTCCAACCATGAACGCAATGAACACAATCAGCCTGGTGAATAATCTTCCCAATTCCACTTCCAATTCGATGAACACATCTTCGATCACTTCACAAACTACAATGAATGTTTCATTGGAACCATCCATTTCAAATTTCACCCCTCAGCCAACTTCGCCCATCACATCAATGAATCAAACCACCAAGTTTAATACAATGCGACCAGTGACACAGAGGTCAACCACGAGCAAGCCAACCGACAAATACCTTGCTGACAATGTTAATGTGAGCATGATCATTGCTTATATCATTGGCGGGCTACTGGTGCTTTTGGTGATCAGCACAATTGGCATTCTCTTGGGGAGAAGATGGTCAAGAGCTCATACCATGCAGGACTTCTCATGGGCAGGAACTTGCCCGGATCCCACTGGTGATGACCCAGAACATGAAAGTGAAGGCTGTGATCTTAGAGCTTCTCCAACAAAACGACCCTCACTCACCACCTTCCTGTCGAGAAAGTCAAAACGCAATTCCTTACTGGATCAGAACAACATGGAAGTGCAGGACCTTGAAGGAATCAACAACTTGGCTTCAAACGAGATGGAAGAAAATATACTGTCTGATGAAGTCAAAGGAGTTGATGAAGAAGCAAGTGAACTGCTCACTTCAACTAAAACGCAAGGTCAAGAACTCGCTCAACTTGAGGAACCTGCCACAACGAAGGAAGATGACCAACAAACCCCATTGCCTGCAGCAGATGCAGAAGCTTCAAGGTCATCACAAGGGGTTCCTGATGCAGATACAAACAATGATGTCCTTCCCCTTCCACCGATAGACATCCTGGATCTGGTGAATGATTCTGACTTGCCCCCGCCTCTCTGA
- the LOC138749961 gene encoding oligodendrocyte-myelin glycoprotein-like, giving the protein MGYSTITGCLLAFLTILTSTIATCPLECSCSQNKRYVDCSGRNLTVLPHDIQSNVIFLNLSHNAIKSLDNMLTGFINLRELDISKNLLRNMPRQLPLALWEIYASNNQIKVLQKNDTVFQWNLKKLDVSNNSIERAVLINNTLSNLKFLNFSGNKFWTAPTNMPNNLNTLDLSHNNLNNILPDTFHQSSLSKLYLNNNRLQVIPSGTFGQLTGLQLISLYGNNWNCNGKKNAYLLTWLQTVPTVLGCPCTEKKEHGQRCVSSTSMQTTVRSTLISYQSRVGTVTSTRHQSYEDSTPDSLESQKTDTSPSSDSFSSSLHSTAQSFIGGSTSHIPTEYFTLQTTSTASSNKLVSITGGTTKRPSSTTMPISTPEFTSNSTDVTRSIAIINMSSTGMNNQTSRFTTPQTSESTSKASHTSSASIEISMVSESGLTPATTSRSAIESTSSPFQVASSSMTTQLKVKGTIGTSSTTNQIVATQNATSKVHTCLGITCFMVLIMLALLFA; this is encoded by the coding sequence ATGGGATACTCCACGATAACTGGATGCCTTTTGGCTTTTTTAACCATCCTGACTTCAACCATCGCCACCTGCCCTTTGGAGTGTTCATGCTCACAAAACAAAAGGTACGTAGATTGCTCAGGCAGAAACTTAACAGTACTTCCCCACGACATCCAGAGCAACGTAATATTCCTCAATTTGTCCCATAACGCCATTAAAAGTCTTGACAACATGCTGACTGGATTCATCAATCTGAGGGAACTGGACATCTCCAAAAACCTGCTCAGAAACATGCCAAGGCAGCTGCCATTGGCACTGTGGGAAATTTATGCATCAAATAATCAAATCAAAGTCCTTCAAAAGAATGACACCGTCTTTCAGTGGAACCTAAAAAAGCTGGATGTGTCCAACAACTCGATTGAAAGGGCTGTTTTAATTAACAATACATTAAGTAACCTGAAGTTCCTCAACTTCAGTGGAAACAAATTCTGGACAGCCCCAACCAACATGCCCAACAACTTGAATACTTTAGATTTGTCACACAACAACCTGAACAATATTCTTCCAGATACTTTTCATCAAAGCAGCCTTTCAAAATTGTACTTGAACAACAATCGCTTACAAGTTATTCCAAGTGGTACTTTTGGTCAGCTCACCGGTTTGCAGTTGATTTCTCTGTACGGAAATAATTGGAACTgcaatggcaaaaaaaatgcatACCTGTTGACGTGGTTACAAACTGTACCTACTGTTCTTGGATGTCCATGCACAGAAAAAAAGGAACATGGTCAAAGATGTGTCTCCAGTACAAGTATGCAAACAACTGTTCGTTCAACTTTAATAAGTTATCAGTCTCGTGTTGGAACAGTGACAAGTACCAGGCACCAAAGCTATGAAGACAGCACTCCTGACTCCTTGGAAAGTCAGAAAACTGATACTTCACCCTCTTCAGATTCATTTTCTTCTAGTTTACATTCAACAGCACAAAGCTTCATTGGTGGCTCGACATCACATATACCGACTGAATATTTCACCTTGCAAACAACAAGCACTGCAAGTTCAAACAAATTGGTTAGTATTACTGGTGGTACAACAAAGAGGCCTTCATCAACTACAATGCCCATTTCAACTCCTGAATTCACCTCCAACAGCACAGATGTAACCAGGTCCATTGCAATTATCAACATGTCAAGTACAGGCATGAACAACCAGACCAGCAGATTTACAACACCGCAAACTTCTGAGTCAACATCCAAGGCAAGTCACACGTCATCTGCTTCCATTGAAATCTCAATGGTCTCTGAGTCAGGCTTAACCCCAGCAACCACTTCTCGCAGTGCCATTGAAAGTACCTCAAGTCCATTTCAGGTTGCTTCTTCCAGTATGACCACTCAGCTAAAGGTCAAAGGAACCATTGGAACATCAAGCACGACAAACCAAATTGTGGCTACTCAAAATGCAACTTCAAAAGTACACACTTGTTTGGGGATAACCTGCTTCATGGTTCTGATCATGTTGGCACTGCTCTTTGCTTAA